From Verrucomicrobia bacterium S94, the proteins below share one genomic window:
- a CDS encoding 30S ribosomal protein S14 has translation MAKKSKVAKNNKRIALASKYYAKRQELKKIIADPSTEPADRMAAVRKLRSLPVDSNPNRIMNRCSVTGRPHAVYRKFGLSRITLREMASEGKIPGMTKASW, from the coding sequence ATGGCTAAGAAAAGCAAAGTCGCGAAAAACAACAAACGCATCGCGTTGGCTTCCAAATACTACGCGAAGCGTCAGGAACTGAAAAAAATTATCGCTGATCCGTCGACTGAACCGGCAGATCGCATGGCGGCCGTACGCAAGCTCCGCTCACTTCCGGTTGACTCCAACCCGAACCGCATCATGAACCGCTGTTCCGTCACCGGACGTCCTCACGCGGTATACCGCAAGTTCGGCCTCTCCCGTATCACCCTTCGCGAAATGGCTTCCGAAGGCAAGATCCCGGGCATGACGAAGGCCAGCTGGTAA
- a CDS encoding UDP-N-acetylglucosamine pyrophosphorylase, translated as MHSKSDKLSQGVYIGDEVDCSRIASDAVIYPGCRIRGPETSIGPGSVLGAESPVTLDNCQLGRGVKLKGGFFSGAVFFDGANMGDGAHVRAGTILEEEAGGAHTVGLKQSIFLPFVTAGSLINFCDALMAGGTSRKDHSEIGSSYVHFNFTPHQDKATPSLIGDVPDGVFLDQKPIFLGGQGGLVGPARIAFGTVIAAGGICREDILKPEKLHIPEAPKSGIRDYRTGIYRRAQRIVTNNLCYIGNILALRAWYENVRLKCIRDEFDEAVLEGGKKNLDLILTERIRRLDDLCRKFEFSFQWLENNNGAEREISVQKRFAREWPEIKLKLQGLSSQPPDAFFQGLYIKTSYIETIQSLSPTVRESGRMWLQSIVDKTTGLWA; from the coding sequence ATGCACTCAAAATCGGATAAATTATCTCAGGGCGTTTATATCGGTGACGAGGTGGATTGTTCCCGAATTGCTTCAGATGCGGTAATTTATCCGGGTTGCCGTATTCGGGGGCCGGAAACCTCTATCGGCCCGGGATCAGTGCTTGGCGCGGAATCGCCGGTCACACTGGACAACTGTCAGTTGGGCCGAGGGGTAAAACTTAAAGGCGGCTTTTTTTCCGGTGCTGTATTTTTCGATGGCGCTAATATGGGCGATGGTGCCCATGTTCGGGCTGGCACCATTCTGGAGGAAGAGGCCGGTGGCGCGCATACAGTCGGATTGAAACAAAGTATTTTTCTGCCGTTTGTGACAGCCGGCAGTCTGATCAATTTCTGTGATGCGCTGATGGCGGGAGGCACAAGCCGAAAAGATCATTCTGAAATCGGATCGTCCTACGTTCACTTTAATTTTACTCCGCATCAGGATAAAGCTACTCCCTCACTGATCGGCGATGTGCCCGACGGCGTTTTTCTGGATCAGAAACCGATTTTTCTCGGCGGTCAGGGCGGACTGGTCGGCCCGGCGCGGATCGCTTTCGGCACAGTAATCGCCGCCGGCGGAATCTGCCGCGAAGATATTCTGAAGCCGGAAAAACTGCATATTCCTGAAGCCCCGAAATCCGGAATCCGCGATTACCGGACCGGAATATATCGCCGGGCGCAGCGAATTGTGACCAACAATCTGTGCTATATCGGCAATATTCTGGCTCTGCGGGCGTGGTATGAAAATGTGCGGTTGAAATGTATACGCGATGAATTTGATGAAGCTGTACTGGAAGGCGGCAAAAAAAATCTGGATCTGATTCTGACGGAACGTATCCGGAGGCTGGATGATCTCTGCCGGAAATTTGAGTTCTCTTTCCAATGGCTGGAAAACAACAACGGGGCGGAGCGGGAAATCAGCGTTCAGAAACGCTTTGCTCGCGAATGGCCTGAGATAAAACTGAAACTTCAGGGCTTAAGTTCTCAGCCGCCGGACGCCTTTTTTCAGGGGCTGTACATTAAAACTTCATATATCGAAACAATTCAGTCGCTGTCGCCGACGGTTCGGGAATCCGGCCGGATGTGGCTGCAGTCGATTGTAGATAAAACAACAGGGCTTTGGGCATAG
- the hemW gene encoding radical SAM family heme chaperone HemW: protein MTGLYIHVPLCEKRCRYCDFYKLTPGEIDSMDLYLQCLEIELRRLPSDFAPNTVFIGGGTPTALSPSEYRKMLEAIDRRINLSQVVEFTSEANPGTLTPDKLKAMRDGGVNRVSIGVQSFNNRALQLLGRIHDAKTAIAGYHMLRDAGFDNVNIDLIQSIPGMKPADVLADAEKAAGLEPDHISYYNLIYEPGTPLTKAKDEGRVVPPGDDEEADNYFMVKEYLEHAGYGHYEISNFSKEDRECRHNVLYWQGGEYFGCGPSGASHWHGRRFSNIPDLNTYTNRLLKDQRPFDEVEHLSKEDKARETLVMWLRMTAGVDLDGFKKVTGFEVYDLCGAGIESMLEENLLQRQDNRISLSREALFISNAVFSELL, encoded by the coding sequence ATGACCGGTCTCTATATCCATGTTCCGCTGTGTGAAAAGCGATGCCGCTACTGTGATTTCTATAAACTGACCCCCGGTGAAATCGACAGCATGGATCTGTATCTCCAATGCCTGGAAATCGAACTCCGCCGGCTTCCGTCCGATTTTGCGCCCAATACGGTATTTATCGGCGGAGGAACGCCCACGGCACTCAGTCCGTCCGAATACCGGAAAATGCTCGAAGCTATCGATCGGCGCATTAATCTGTCGCAGGTTGTTGAATTCACCAGCGAGGCCAATCCCGGAACGCTGACGCCGGACAAGCTGAAGGCGATGCGCGACGGCGGTGTGAACCGGGTATCGATCGGCGTGCAGTCCTTTAACAACCGTGCCCTGCAGCTGCTCGGCCGCATCCACGATGCGAAAACCGCAATTGCCGGTTACCATATGCTGCGCGATGCCGGTTTCGACAATGTGAATATTGATCTGATTCAGAGCATCCCCGGTATGAAACCGGCGGACGTGCTGGCCGATGCCGAAAAAGCAGCCGGGCTGGAACCCGATCATATTTCCTATTACAACCTGATTTATGAGCCCGGCACGCCTCTGACCAAAGCAAAAGATGAGGGCAGGGTGGTTCCGCCGGGCGATGATGAAGAGGCGGACAACTATTTTATGGTGAAGGAATATCTGGAACATGCCGGTTACGGGCATTACGAAATTTCGAACTTTTCCAAAGAGGACCGGGAATGCCGGCATAATGTGCTCTACTGGCAGGGCGGCGAATATTTCGGGTGTGGACCGTCGGGGGCATCGCACTGGCATGGCAGGCGGTTCAGCAATATTCCGGATCTGAATACTTATACGAACCGCCTGCTGAAAGATCAGCGTCCTTTCGACGAAGTGGAACATCTGTCGAAAGAAGACAAAGCCCGCGAAACGCTGGTGATGTGGCTGCGTATGACCGCCGGGGTTGATCTGGATGGATTTAAAAAAGTCACCGGATTTGAGGTATATGATTTATGCGGAGCCGGCATTGAATCGATGCTTGAGGAAAATCTGCTCCAGCGTCAGGATAATCGGATCAGCTTATCCCGCGAGGCGTTGTTTATCAGCAATGCCGTATTCAGCGAGCTTCTGTGA
- a CDS encoding NAD(P)/FAD-dependent oxidoreductase encodes MKMAEDKKQVVVIGNGMAGYRFCEKLLEYDAHHQYTLTVLGDEPVPAYDRISLSTLFSGRRQTELYFAEQRWYDYYKIDLNLGTRAVSIDRKAKTVAAEDGTEYPYDKLVIATGSRPRLPPFGNTALSGVYVYRTVEDVNAIREEARNAKNAVVIGGGLLGLEIAEACRELGLETTILEREEFLMPEQLDKMAGRLLDMKIEELGIHLKLGAHVQTLEGERHVERVVLENGDAFEADLVVVTAGITPNDKVGIEAGLERGAYGGISVCKTTQTSDPDIYAIGECASYKDTLFGLVAPCYAMAEACAAHLGGINKIFTLQKPASKLKLLDLQVASIGNIHLPEDGEVDYFYDQDIQNGVYKKLLISKDWKTLYGAILVGECSEFERLRKYIEKGLEMPDHPRELLAPIGRPIELDIELEDDDLVCFCNHVTKGDICKAIDTHNLTDAAGVMAKTYAAGLCGGCYDTVVAVTKQYIEHGV; translated from the coding sequence ATGAAGATGGCGGAAGATAAAAAACAGGTTGTGGTGATCGGCAATGGAATGGCGGGCTACCGCTTCTGCGAAAAACTGCTCGAATATGATGCACATCATCAATATACCCTGACCGTTCTGGGAGACGAACCGGTACCGGCTTATGATCGCATTTCGCTTTCCACGCTCTTTTCCGGGCGCAGGCAGACAGAACTGTATTTTGCGGAGCAGCGCTGGTACGACTATTATAAAATCGACCTGAATCTCGGAACCCGGGCCGTTTCGATCGACCGTAAAGCCAAAACCGTCGCGGCGGAAGACGGTACTGAATATCCCTATGATAAACTGGTAATCGCGACCGGTTCACGTCCCAGACTTCCGCCTTTTGGAAATACGGCACTCAGCGGCGTATACGTTTACCGGACTGTTGAGGATGTGAACGCTATCCGGGAGGAAGCCCGGAACGCCAAAAATGCAGTGGTGATCGGCGGCGGCCTGCTGGGACTGGAAATCGCCGAGGCCTGTCGCGAACTGGGGCTGGAAACCACCATTCTTGAACGCGAAGAATTTCTGATGCCGGAACAGCTCGACAAAATGGCCGGCCGGCTGCTCGACATGAAAATCGAGGAATTAGGCATTCATCTCAAGCTCGGCGCACACGTCCAGACTCTGGAAGGCGAACGGCACGTTGAGCGTGTGGTGCTCGAAAACGGTGATGCGTTCGAGGCCGATCTCGTTGTGGTCACGGCCGGAATTACCCCGAATGATAAAGTCGGTATTGAGGCGGGACTGGAACGTGGTGCGTACGGCGGAATTTCGGTCTGTAAAACCACCCAGACCTCCGATCCCGACATTTATGCCATTGGGGAATGCGCTTCATACAAGGACACCCTTTTCGGTCTCGTTGCCCCCTGCTATGCCATGGCCGAAGCCTGCGCGGCCCATCTCGGCGGAATCAATAAAATTTTTACACTTCAGAAACCGGCTTCAAAACTGAAACTGCTCGACCTGCAGGTAGCCAGCATCGGAAATATCCACCTCCCGGAAGACGGCGAAGTCGATTATTTCTACGATCAGGACATTCAAAACGGCGTGTATAAAAAGCTGCTGATATCCAAAGACTGGAAAACACTCTACGGCGCCATTCTTGTCGGTGAATGCTCTGAATTTGAACGTCTGCGCAAATATATTGAAAAAGGGCTCGAAATGCCCGACCATCCGCGCGAACTGCTGGCGCCGATTGGACGGCCCATTGAGCTCGATATCGAACTTGAGGACGATGACCTGGTCTGTTTCTGCAATCACGTCACCAAAGGGGATATCTGCAAAGCCATTGATACCCATAATCTGACGGATGCCGCAGGCGTGATGGCCAAAACCTATGCCGCCGGTTTGTGCGGCGGCTGTTATGATACGGTGGTGGCGGTGACCAAACAGTATATCGAACACGGCGTTTAG
- a CDS encoding citrate synthase, whose amino-acid sequence MSKINDLGTATLTYNNESLELPVFEGTEKEKAIDIRALRAKTGMITYDPGFVNTGCCRSDVTYIDGEKGILRYRGYDINELAEKCEFIDVAYLLVHGVLPSKEQHEEFSDHLNYHSLLHEDMRHFFDAYPDHAHPMATLSAMAVSLSTFYPELEDATLQENIDYKVTRLLSKMRTAAAFAYKKSIGHPIVYPTSKLKYCENFLNMMFWTPVNDFEVDPVVARALNKLLILHADHEQNCSASVVKMVGSAGANLYASISAGICALWGPLHGGANQHVIEMLERIITEDDGDVKRVIARAKDKNDPFRLMGVGHRVYKSYDPRAKVAKQMCKDVLSALGVNDPLVDLAQELEDAVLADDYFVERNLYPNIDFYTGLTYRAMGIPTDMFTVMFAIGRIPGWIAQWLEMREDPHGRIGRPRQIYTGHTQRPVE is encoded by the coding sequence ATGTCCAAAATTAACGATCTAGGCACAGCAACGCTGACGTACAATAACGAATCTCTTGAGCTTCCGGTTTTTGAAGGAACTGAAAAGGAGAAGGCTATTGATATCCGCGCACTGCGGGCGAAGACCGGAATGATCACATACGATCCCGGTTTTGTGAACACCGGCTGCTGTCGATCTGATGTAACTTATATTGACGGTGAAAAAGGCATTCTGCGTTATCGTGGGTACGACATCAACGAACTGGCCGAGAAGTGTGAGTTTATCGATGTGGCCTATCTGTTGGTTCATGGTGTATTGCCGAGTAAGGAGCAGCACGAGGAATTTTCAGATCATCTGAACTACCACTCACTGCTTCATGAAGACATGCGCCATTTCTTCGATGCCTATCCGGACCATGCCCACCCGATGGCTACGCTGTCGGCTATGGCGGTTTCACTTTCCACGTTCTATCCGGAACTGGAGGATGCAACGCTTCAGGAAAACATCGACTATAAGGTCACGCGCCTGCTTTCAAAAATGCGCACCGCTGCCGCTTTTGCCTATAAGAAGTCGATTGGTCATCCCATTGTTTATCCTACATCGAAACTGAAATACTGTGAAAATTTCCTGAACATGATGTTCTGGACCCCGGTGAATGATTTTGAGGTGGATCCGGTGGTTGCCCGAGCGCTTAACAAGCTGCTGATTCTGCATGCGGACCATGAACAGAACTGCTCGGCCTCCGTTGTGAAAATGGTCGGTTCCGCCGGAGCCAACCTGTACGCATCCATTTCAGCAGGAATCTGCGCGCTTTGGGGACCGCTTCATGGCGGAGCAAACCAGCATGTTATCGAAATGCTTGAACGCATTATCACCGAGGATGACGGCGACGTTAAAAGGGTAATTGCGCGGGCCAAGGATAAAAATGATCCGTTCCGTCTGATGGGCGTCGGTCATCGCGTTTACAAATCCTATGATCCGCGTGCCAAAGTGGCGAAACAGATGTGTAAAGATGTGCTGTCAGCACTGGGTGTAAATGATCCGCTTGTGGATCTTGCACAGGAACTCGAAGATGCTGTATTGGCGGATGATTATTTCGTGGAACGCAATCTTTACCCGAATATTGATTTCTATACCGGACTGACCTACCGTGCCATGGGTATCCCGACGGATATGTTCACTGTGATGTTTGCGATTGGACGTATACCGGGCTGGATTGCCCAGTGGCTTGAAATGCGTGAGGATCCGCACGGGCGCATCGGACGTCCCCGTCAGATCTATACCGGCCACACCCAGCGCCCGGTTGAATAG
- a CDS encoding ABC transporter ATP-binding protein, with protein sequence MEKVLVAKQIERTYRVGKTSLNVLKQVSLDVAAGEMLAIMGQSGSGKSTLLHVLGGLDRPKSGTVSFRGQDVYSMSPRKLAKFRAGNVGYVFQSFHLLPELDVVENVALPAMSIRPAKEAKERARELLEEVGLGERIDHRPQELSGGEQQRVAIARALINEPDIIFADEPTGNLDSTTGEKVLNYLFQLLAARRHTLVLVTHSQEVASRCSRELFLKDGILV encoded by the coding sequence ATGGAAAAGGTTCTGGTTGCAAAACAGATTGAACGCACTTACCGGGTCGGGAAAACGTCACTGAATGTGCTGAAACAGGTTTCGCTTGATGTCGCGGCCGGTGAAATGCTGGCTATTATGGGGCAGAGCGGGTCCGGGAAAAGCACGCTGCTGCATGTGCTCGGCGGACTGGATCGGCCAAAATCCGGAACGGTATCATTCCGGGGACAGGATGTGTACAGCATGTCGCCCAGAAAACTGGCCAAGTTCCGTGCCGGGAATGTGGGCTATGTTTTCCAGTCATTTCACCTTCTTCCTGAGTTGGATGTTGTTGAAAATGTGGCGCTTCCGGCGATGTCTATCCGTCCGGCCAAAGAGGCGAAAGAGCGGGCGAGGGAACTGCTGGAGGAAGTCGGACTGGGCGAGCGGATCGATCATCGACCGCAGGAGCTTTCCGGCGGCGAGCAGCAGCGCGTGGCCATTGCCCGGGCGCTGATTAACGAGCCGGATATTATCTTTGCCGATGAACCTACCGGAAATCTGGATTCGACGACCGGAGAAAAAGTGTTGAATTATTTGTTTCAACTACTCGCGGCAAGGAGGCATACTCTCGTGCTCGTTACCCATTCCCAGGAAGTGGCTTCCCGCTGTTCCCGTGAACTTTTTCTAAAGGATGGGATTTTAGTATAG
- the rpmB gene encoding 50S ribosomal protein L28, whose protein sequence is MGRECAVTGKKTTVGRRIVRKGLSKKKGGIGLHVTSATKRKFKPNLQRVKIRTENGTVKRVWVSTKALRSGAVKKA, encoded by the coding sequence ATGGGTAGAGAATGTGCAGTTACAGGAAAGAAGACCACGGTTGGTCGTCGCATTGTACGCAAAGGTTTATCGAAGAAAAAAGGCGGTATCGGTCTTCATGTGACCAGTGCCACGAAGCGTAAATTCAAACCGAACCTGCAGCGCGTTAAAATCCGCACCGAAAACGGAACGGTTAAACGGGTCTGGGTTTCCACCAAAGCACTGCGTTCCGGTGCTGTGAAAAAAGCCTAG
- the glmM gene encoding phosphoglucosamine mutase, which yields MGRLFGTDGVRDRANQGNMTVETAVKLGRAVALKFKHENDPEEWPAVVIGRDPRLSGAMLESALAAGVCSAGVDAHLLGIVPTPAVAAIAAQTGAVAGLMVSASHNPYSDNGIKVFKGDGFKLSDAEEAEIESLFFEESLDLPVDDGVGTVFQLGNSTKIYSDFCLDTVKTEKPFAGLKLVLDCSNGATSECAEHIFTELGAEVTIIHNQPDGININAACGSQHTEDLQRKVKKLNANAGLAFDGDGDRLIAVDETGKELTGDQIMAICARSYKKTGDLKNNTVIATVMSNVGFHAAMKANGIQTESAGVGDRKVLELMQKKGAVLGGEDSGHMIFLDCHTTGDGIISGIKLVQTLKQSGKKLSELAEIMTPFPQQLINVDVKQKPEISEVPELKKAIEAAEAELGDEGRVLIRYSGTQPMCRVMVEGPTEERTRALAEKLAEVVKSELG from the coding sequence ATGGGCAGACTGTTCGGAACAGACGGTGTGCGCGACCGCGCGAACCAGGGAAATATGACCGTTGAAACAGCGGTTAAGCTGGGACGCGCTGTGGCGCTTAAATTTAAACATGAAAATGATCCGGAAGAATGGCCGGCGGTGGTCATCGGCCGCGATCCGCGACTAAGCGGAGCGATGCTGGAGTCGGCACTTGCCGCCGGCGTCTGTTCGGCGGGGGTGGATGCCCATCTGCTCGGGATTGTTCCTACGCCGGCAGTTGCGGCCATTGCGGCGCAGACCGGCGCAGTGGCCGGCCTGATGGTTTCGGCATCGCACAATCCCTATTCTGATAACGGAATCAAGGTATTCAAAGGCGATGGCTTTAAACTCTCGGATGCCGAAGAGGCGGAAATTGAAAGCCTGTTTTTTGAGGAGTCATTGGACCTTCCGGTCGATGACGGCGTCGGAACCGTTTTTCAGCTGGGGAATTCAACAAAGATTTATTCCGATTTCTGTCTCGATACTGTGAAAACGGAAAAACCGTTTGCCGGTTTAAAGCTGGTGCTCGATTGTTCCAATGGGGCTACCAGCGAATGTGCTGAGCATATTTTCACGGAACTCGGCGCGGAAGTGACGATAATTCATAATCAGCCCGACGGCATAAATATTAATGCCGCCTGCGGGTCGCAGCATACGGAAGATCTTCAACGGAAGGTGAAAAAGCTCAACGCCAATGCCGGGCTGGCTTTTGATGGCGACGGCGACCGGCTGATTGCCGTGGATGAAACCGGAAAAGAACTCACCGGCGATCAGATTATGGCTATCTGTGCCCGATCGTATAAAAAAACCGGCGATCTGAAAAACAATACGGTGATTGCCACGGTAATGAGTAATGTCGGCTTCCATGCGGCCATGAAGGCCAACGGAATTCAAACGGAATCTGCGGGCGTCGGTGACCGTAAGGTGCTTGAGCTGATGCAGAAAAAAGGGGCGGTACTCGGTGGTGAGGATTCGGGGCATATGATCTTTCTGGATTGCCATACGACCGGTGACGGGATCATTTCGGGAATCAAGCTGGTGCAGACCTTGAAGCAGTCCGGCAAAAAACTTTCGGAGCTGGCGGAAATTATGACGCCGTTTCCGCAGCAGCTGATTAATGTGGATGTAAAACAGAAACCGGAAATCAGCGAGGTGCCGGAGCTGAAAAAGGCCATTGAGGCGGCAGAGGCGGAACTGGGCGATGAAGGTCGCGTGCTGATCCGCTATTCCGGAACGCAGCCGATGTGCCGTGTGATGGTGGAGGGACCGACGGAAGAGCGGACCCGTGCACTGGCGGAAAAGCTGGCTGAAGTGGTTAAAAGTGAGCTTGGCTGA
- a CDS encoding excinuclease ABC subunit B has product MKCECCNEKEATIHLTQVIDGEVKKLNLCQACAQKNGIDLNSPISITDVLLGLGNQPSGSTPPTDDSVFDLSCSRCQMTRAEFKKRARLGCPECYNAFMGELNAITQAMHHSRQHVGKIPARQGNEARVTAQIAALQKDIETAIAKEEYEVAATLRDKIRQLKESTGIAPEGGKS; this is encoded by the coding sequence ATGAAATGTGAATGTTGCAATGAGAAAGAGGCCACCATCCACCTGACACAGGTGATTGACGGCGAGGTGAAAAAGCTCAACCTCTGTCAGGCGTGTGCACAGAAAAACGGAATCGATCTAAATTCTCCGATTTCGATTACAGATGTACTTCTGGGGCTCGGAAATCAGCCGAGCGGTAGTACGCCGCCCACGGACGATTCGGTTTTTGACCTGAGCTGCAGCCGCTGTCAGATGACCCGAGCTGAATTTAAAAAACGCGCCCGGTTAGGCTGTCCGGAATGTTACAACGCTTTTATGGGCGAACTCAATGCGATCACCCAGGCTATGCATCACAGCCGGCAGCATGTCGGCAAGATTCCTGCCCGCCAGGGGAATGAAGCGCGTGTTACTGCTCAGATTGCCGCTTTGCAGAAGGATATTGAAACTGCCATTGCCAAAGAAGAATACGAGGTTGCTGCCACACTGCGCGATAAAATCCGGCAGTTGAAGGAGAGCACCGGCATTGCACCCGAAGGAGGCAAATCGTGA
- the ilvE gene encoding branched-chain-amino-acid transaminase, whose protein sequence is MKIFLSDKLVDEKDAVVSVFDHGLLYGDGVFEGIRAYNGRVFLLDEHIERLYDSAQAIALKIPMSREEMTQAVVDTCKANDISDGYIRLVVTRGKGTLGLNPYLCDKAEVIIIAAKIQLYPQELYDNGLKLVTVGTIRNHPEAINPRIKSLNYLNNIMAKIEAINAGCMECLMLNHKGEVAEASGDNVFVVKNSVITTPPSTCGALEGLTRNKVMQLARGAGYEVREAPLARYDLYVADEVFLSGTAAEIIAVVDVDKREIGSGEPGEITRKLAALYHEAARSEGTPIG, encoded by the coding sequence ATGAAGATTTTTTTGAGTGATAAGCTGGTTGATGAAAAAGATGCGGTAGTTTCTGTTTTTGACCATGGACTGTTGTACGGCGACGGGGTGTTTGAAGGGATCCGTGCGTATAACGGCAGGGTATTTCTGCTGGATGAGCATATTGAACGTCTGTACGACTCGGCTCAGGCAATTGCGCTGAAGATTCCGATGTCGCGCGAAGAGATGACGCAGGCTGTTGTGGATACCTGTAAAGCGAATGATATTTCGGACGGCTATATCCGGCTGGTGGTCACCCGCGGAAAAGGCACTCTGGGACTGAACCCGTATCTGTGCGATAAGGCCGAAGTGATCATCATTGCGGCAAAAATTCAGCTCTATCCGCAGGAGCTTTACGATAACGGGCTTAAACTTGTAACCGTTGGCACCATCCGGAATCACCCGGAGGCCATTAATCCGCGCATTAAGAGCCTGAATTATCTGAATAACATCATGGCGAAAATCGAAGCCATCAATGCCGGTTGCATGGAATGTCTGATGCTGAATCACAAAGGTGAGGTGGCCGAAGCTTCGGGCGACAATGTTTTTGTGGTTAAAAACAGTGTAATTACCACACCGCCGAGCACCTGCGGAGCGCTGGAAGGGCTGACCCGCAACAAGGTGATGCAGCTGGCGCGTGGGGCCGGTTATGAGGTTCGCGAAGCACCGCTGGCCCGGTATGATCTTTATGTGGCCGATGAGGTGTTTCTAAGCGGAACCGCCGCCGAAATTATTGCGGTGGTTGATGTAGATAAACGTGAAATCGGCAGTGGGGAACCGGGAGAAATTACCCGAAAACTTGCAGCGCTTTACCATGAGGCGGCACGATCCGAAGGAACCCCGATCGGGTAA